In the genome of Vespa crabro chromosome 17, iyVesCrab1.2, whole genome shotgun sequence, one region contains:
- the LOC124430070 gene encoding E3 ubiquitin-protein ligase RBBP6 isoform X5: MALQRQEERRRQQAKQSVFGFMFKKSKESSLSTDSLEGRSVSPARSDETGRSASPLQPPTRPQRKRRLAPKPPTSYDQEQQRATTTTGTIPTTTMRSAAAAAAPAATTTRTTNAESSMKEKMLIGHSRNSSDSSGYHEASVLSDNPDSAGRLPETLPRRNRTPGTNEIPRKLVHTSQSSKSLGNLAVTASGASLDRALSSSSLSSSTDSNSSLKKKRAAPPPPVSRPLSAAISNQALERIDDSEESLTSDMDPSKPPSDIGAPSKASSDIGLSTILVLDKTDHPEMMRKEKSNSIRMADVNAVEDPPKVENARVEVKREKASPEELTPLPKPRKVVRPKEERSSPIDPPPVPKRRLVPPVVLSRSQSKDSLDPSSNRNVIKTNAEDVRSSFSSSSSGGLEFEARETDPLETDKKSNLLTKHAKSMNDLYNVDSTGYKSCTVISMIPKCDRFEISRNSRSSSCGRLTDENRLYEEKKTIHMENDYKRDFDVTSVTKDNEIFEDSPKDSKRSKVYRSPSESNDFQVDSFNKRKRHLTSQSKDIVFALNLNLTFGSEKESDVEKENGQTERANAVEGISEVERKLCDTDALLHKVSETLSSSSLASSNEETENVYNAVKKTNANRRTEEDLDEDKETPDYGEERKNQQDTSDYVSALEEDSSMADWEYQLPAPPSAFRDTDSSLFDGYDTVTLRSVEAFKESLVENRDDRSRVNNVSTFIDSDRIREIEGKTMSIDKDKSKNMELQRAGSESKFKKEVISELETKIERGTLARSQKEPDSRKVNSGTPTLTTSNFAPVDNTLSNFTITTYTRQKSIDIFKEKEDKCSLEDEASRNKKTEPKISNDVESTRVWQAVNAKAGIVKRSKSHASAISKANSKNEVEGPRIDPNEKTSSSTSMSDVDIEDKFTQRRNNRQEESTKGKEELRSLQVLKSILPQLTSSQPAEENVSKERNVVTREKAKARFEASSDRDHSVTSSVISSRGESHVTAQRESKGTMDDDGETRTKRRYAYNGPPAISLGSWAERPTFKVQIKTDTDYKFQRDKLAEGGTIDSKERHDKRDTDDLADKLKNDATIVFGTKRTTFNETIALESKKNEGRPIVTGVELKKTGVKEKEDTHKKSMKDNEKDNEKLIDTTPLNFQELTKAFRIDIEHRIKPMSQRANANRHSDYYGSHQEFLRKKVDDTRKQNGQPMNDEFSFKRNIFQKDNALINGNRNINVNSEGNQFGSFVGINSVNHRRSFNQDQTVQRKNNVTLRNNNANGIKPHPMPTPVVKGFKVSTLPFKESKVIKAEIKVNQNDEVVEALPPKAPTMPVIMGVTLKSTNARPKSMPINVDPRDMLLESIRNFGGRGKLKNIAERY; encoded by the exons ATGGCTCTGCAAAGGCAAGAAGAGAGACGTAGGCAGCAAGCGAAGCAGAGCGTCTTTGGATTCatgtttaaaaaatcaaaGGAGAGCTCGTTGAGCACCGACAGTCTAGAGGGTCGAAGCGTGTCACCAGCGAGAAGCGACGAAACTGGAAGAAGTGCCAGTCCGCTTCAACCACCTACGAGACCtcagagaaagaggagactCGCACCGAAACCGCCTACCTCTTACGATCAAGAACAACAACGGGCTACTACGACCACCGGTACGAtaccaacgacgacgatgagatcggcggcggcggcggcggctcCAGCGGCGACAACGACAAGGACGACAAACGCGGAATcatcgatgaaagaaaagatgcTCATCGGTCACAGTCGAAATAGCAGCGATAGTTCGGGATATCACGAGGCTTCCGTGTTAAGTGACAATCCAGATTCGGCTGGACGACTCCCGGAAACTCTACCAAGGAGAAACAGAACGCCTGGTACCAACGAGATCCCGAGAAAACTCGTTCATACCTCGCAGTCGAGTAAAAGTCTCGGTAATCTCGCCGTAACCGCGTCCGGTGCCTCTCTCGATCGAGCCCTCAGCAGCTCCTCCCTCAGCAGTTCCACCG ACTCGAATTCAA GTTTGAAGAAGAAACGTGCCGCACCACCTCCACCAGTTTCGAGGCCACTCTCCGCAGCCATCTCTAATCAAGCGTTAGAACGTATCGACGATTCCGAGGAATCCTTGACTTCCGATATGGATCCTTCGAAGCCACCATCGGACATCGGTGCACCCTCGAAGGCCTCCTCGGACATCGGTTTGAGCACGATTCTTGTCCTTGACAAGACCGATCACCCGGAGATgatgagaaaggagaagagcaATTCGATTCGAATGGCCGATGTTAACGCGGTAGAGGATCCTCCAAAAGTAGAGAACGCTAGAGTAGAAGTTAAAAGAG AAAAGGCATCGCCCGAGGAATTAACGCCCTTGCCTAAGCCTCGCAAAGTTGTACGACCAAAAGAGGAGAGATCGTCGCCGATAGACCCGCCGCCAGTACCTAAGCGTAGATTAGTGCCACCGGTAGTGTTATCTAGATCACAGAGCAAGGATTCTTTAGATCCTTCGTCGAATAGGAACGTAATAAAGACGAATGCGGAAGATGTtcgctcttctttttcctcttcttcctctggTGGCCTCGAATTCGAAGCACGAGAGACGGACCCGTTGGAGACAGATAAGAAATCGAATCTCTTGACGAAACACGCCAAGAGTATGAACGACTTATATAACGTCGATTCGACAGGATATAAATCCTGTACCGTGATATCGATGATACCAAAATGCGATCGTTTCGAGATCTCGAGAAACTCGAGATCGTCCAGTTGCGGCAGACTCACCGATGAGAATCGTCtctacgaagaaaagaaaacgatccaTATGGAGAACGATTATAAAAGAGATTTCGATGTTACCTCGGTGACGAAGGATAATGAGATCTTCGAGGATAGCCCGAAGGACTCGAAAAGATCAAAGGTCTATCGTAGTCCGTCCGAATCGAACGACTTTCAAGTCGATTCGTTCAACAAACGGAAGAGACATTTGACGTCTCAATCGAAGGATATCGTGTTCGCTTTAAATCTGAACCTGACGTTCGGATCCGAAAAAGAATCGGACGTTGAGAAGGAAAACGGGCAGACGGAAAGGGCTAACGCAGTAGAGGGGATATCAG agGTCGAGAGGAAGCTATGCGACACGGACGCTCTGCTGCACAAAGTGTCCGAAactttatcgtcgtcgtcgttggcgTCGTCGAACGAAGAGACCGAAAATGTTTATAACGCGGTGAAAAAAACTAACGCAAATCGTCGCACGGAGGAGGATCTGGATGAGGATAAGGAGACCCCTGATTATggcgaagaaaggaaaaatcaacAGGACACCTCGGATTACGTGTCCGCCCTCGAGGAAGATTCGTCGATGGCTGATTGGGAATATCAATTGCCGGCACCACCGAGCGCCTTTCGAGATACCGATTCGTCGCTCTTCGATGGCTACGACACGGTAACCCTGAGATCAGTCGAGGCGTTCAAGGAATCGCTCGTTGAAAATCGAGACGATCGTAGTCGTGTCAACAATGTGTCAACGTTCATCGACTCGGATCGAATCCGCGAGATCGAAGGAAAAACGATGTCGatcgataaagataaaagtaagaatatGGAATTGCAAAGGGCCGGGTCAGAatcgaaatttaaaaaagaagtgaTATCGGAACTTGAAactaagatagaaagaggaacaTTGGCCCGATCGCAAAAGGAACCAGATTCAAGGAAAGTTAATAGTGGTACGCCGACGTTAACGACGTCAAACTTCGCGCCCGTAGATAACACGCTGTCGAATTTTACAATCACCACGTATACGCGTCAAAAGAGTATAGATATATTCaaggaaaaggaggataaATGTTCCCTCGAAGACGAGGCTAGTCGGAATAAAAAAACAGAGCCAAAGATTTCCAACGATGTCGAGTCTACGCGAGTTTGGCAAGCCGTGAACGCCAAAGCCGGTATCGTTAAACGATCCAAGAGTCATGCATCCGCGATTAGCAAGGCCAACTCGAAGAACGAAGTGGAAGGGCCTAGGATCGATCCGAATGAAAAAACGTCGTCCAGCACGTCGATGTCGGACGTCGATATTGAGGACAAGTTTACACAGCGAAGAAATAATCGCCAGGAGGAATCTAccaaagggaaagaagagttGCGATCGTTGCAG GTGTTGAAAAGCATTTTGCCGCAGTTGACGAGCTCACAACCAGCGGAAGAAAATGTatcgaaagaaaggaacgtGGTAACGCGAGAAAAAGCAAAGGCAAG GTTCGAGGCGTCATCCGACCGAGATCATTCTGTAACGTCGAGCGTGATTTCGTCACGCGGCGAATCTCACGTAACGGCGCAACGAGAGAGTAAAGGTACGATGGATGACGATGGGGAAACGAGGACGAAACGTCGTTACGCTTATAACGGTCCGCCAGCGATCAGTTTAGGAAGTTGGGCCGAAAGACCAACCTTCAAGGTTCAAATTAAAACGGACACagattataaatttcaaaggGACAAATTGGCGGAAGGCGGTACGATTGATTCGAAGGAAAGACATGATAAGCGAGACACGGATGATCTTGCGGATAAGCTGAAGAACGACGCGACGATCGTTTTTGGAACAAAGAGGACAACTTTTAACGAAACGATCGCTCTCGagtcgaaaaaaaatgagggGAGACCTATCGTGACAGGTGTCGAATTGAAGAAGACCGGcgtgaaagagaaggaggatacTCATAAAAAGTCAATGAAGGATAATGAGAAAgataacgaaaagttgatagaCACGACACCGTTGAATTTTCAAGAATTAACCAAGGCCTTTCGTATCGACATCGAGCATAGGATAAAACCTATGTCCCAACGTGCCAATGCAAACAGACATTCCGATTATTACGGTTCGCACCAGGAATTCCTTCGTAAGAAGGTTGATGATACGAGGAAACAAAACGGGCAGCCGATGAACGATGAATTctcttttaaaaggaacatttTCCAAAAGGATAATGCATTGATCAACGGTAATCGCAATATCAATGTCAATTCCGAGGGTAATCAATTCGGCTCGTTCGTGGGAATAAATTCGGTGAATCATCGTCGTTCATTCAATCAGGATCAGACCGTTCAAAGGAAGAATAACGTGACGCTGAGGAACAACAACGCAAACGGCATAAAGCCGCACCCTATGCCTACACCCGTCGTAAAGGGATTCAAAGTATCGACGTTGCCTTTTAAAGAATCGAAAGTTATTAAAGCCGAAATTAAGGTTAATCAAAACGATGAAGTCGTTGAGGCACTGCCTCCCAAAGCTCCGACGATGCCCGTAATAATGGGTGTTACTTTAAAAAGTACTAACGCGAGACCAAAGTCAATGCCGATAAACGTAGATCCTAGAGATATGCTATTGGAGTCCATTAGGAATTTTGGGGGTcgaggaaaattaaaaaac ATTGCAGAgaggtattaa
- the LOC124430070 gene encoding uncharacterized protein LOC124430070 isoform X2: MLCLKKRRTYSFTQGTCVDLPRRSKKDAARYEGSLNMAITTLPRNNRSREERPSGMVLTVTEDTPADMLAGSMELLVQLPREHHLNAQRVTVQRSTPMMDLLVQIATAHKLAASSYTLQAIGERGLVLPHQPNTPIGALDALQVKLLPKQCAFVPKKVKPANQPFETTFRLQVHLPRNQLYVSRVSPKMNLGEILNEVCREKNLDKHKYELRHPVNLEEILDLSLSLQDYHLQEVTLYAKQGRTLGSALSSQDIMALQRQEERRRQQAKQSVFGFMFKKSKESSLSTDSLEGRSVSPARSDETGRSASPLQPPTRPQRKRRLAPKPPTSYDQEQQRATTTTGTIPTTTMRSAAAAAAPAATTTRTTNAESSMKEKMLIGHSRNSSDSSGYHEASVLSDNPDSAGRLPETLPRRNRTPGTNEIPRKLVHTSQSSKSLGNLAVTASGASLDRALSSSSLSSSTGLKKKRAAPPPPVSRPLSAAISNQALERIDDSEESLTSDMDPSKPPSDIGAPSKASSDIGLSTILVLDKTDHPEMMRKEKSNSIRMADVNAVEDPPKVENARVEVKREKASPEELTPLPKPRKVVRPKEERSSPIDPPPVPKRRLVPPVVLSRSQSKDSLDPSSNRNVIKTNAEDVRSSFSSSSSGGLEFEARETDPLETDKKSNLLTKHAKSMNDLYNVDSTGYKSCTVISMIPKCDRFEISRNSRSSSCGRLTDENRLYEEKKTIHMENDYKRDFDVTSVTKDNEIFEDSPKDSKRSKVYRSPSESNDFQVDSFNKRKRHLTSQSKDIVFALNLNLTFGSEKESDVEKENGQTERANAVEGISEVERKLCDTDALLHKVSETLSSSSLASSNEETENVYNAVKKTNANRRTEEDLDEDKETPDYGEERKNQQDTSDYVSALEEDSSMADWEYQLPAPPSAFRDTDSSLFDGYDTVTLRSVEAFKESLVENRDDRSRVNNVSTFIDSDRIREIEGKTMSIDKDKSKNMELQRAGSESKFKKEVISELETKIERGTLARSQKEPDSRKVNSGTPTLTTSNFAPVDNTLSNFTITTYTRQKSIDIFKEKEDKCSLEDEASRNKKTEPKISNDVESTRVWQAVNAKAGIVKRSKSHASAISKANSKNEVEGPRIDPNEKTSSSTSMSDVDIEDKFTQRRNNRQEESTKGKEELRSLQVLKSILPQLTSSQPAEENVSKERNVVTREKAKARFEASSDRDHSVTSSVISSRGESHVTAQRESKGTMDDDGETRTKRRYAYNGPPAISLGSWAERPTFKVQIKTDTDYKFQRDKLAEGGTIDSKERHDKRDTDDLADKLKNDATIVFGTKRTTFNETIALESKKNEGRPIVTGVELKKTGVKEKEDTHKKSMKDNEKDNEKLIDTTPLNFQELTKAFRIDIEHRIKPMSQRANANRHSDYYGSHQEFLRKKVDDTRKQNGQPMNDEFSFKRNIFQKDNALINGNRNINVNSEGNQFGSFVGINSVNHRRSFNQDQTVQRKNNVTLRNNNANGIKPHPMPTPVVKGFKVSTLPFKESKVIKAEIKVNQNDEVVEALPPKAPTMPVIMGVTLKSTNARPKSMPINVDPRDMLLESIRNFGGRGKLKNIAERY, encoded by the exons ATGCTGTGCCTTAAGAAACGAAGAACTTATAGCTTCACGCAGGGTACCTGCGTGGATCTTCCTCGGCGCTCGAAGAAGGACGCTGCTCGTTACGAGGGGTCCTTGAACATGGCTATTACGACACTGCCACGCAACAACAG GAGCAGGGAGGAGAGGCCATCCGGAATGGTTCTTACCGTAACCGAGGACACACCGGCGGATATGCTGGCTGGGAGTATGGAACTTCTGGTCCAGCTTCCGCGCGAGCATCATCTTAACGCGCAAAGAGTCACCGTCCAGAGGAg TACTCCGATGATGGATCTTCTCGTTCAAATTGCAACGGCCCACAAATTGGCAGCTTCGAGTTACACCTTGCAAGCGATCGGCGAGCGTGGGTTAGTTTTACCTCATCAACCGAACACGCCGATAGGAGCACTCGATGCTCTTCAG GTGAAATTACTTCCCAAGCAATGTGCGTTCGTCCCGAAAAAGGTGAAGCCTGCGAATCAACCTTTCGAAACAACATTCAGATTGCAG GTACATTTACCAAGGAATCAATTGTACGTTTCAAGAGTCAGTCCGAAAATGAATCTAGGTGAAATTCTGAACGAAGTGTGCCGTGAGAAGAATCTGGACAAACACAAGTACGAGCTACGTCATCCGG TGAACTTGGAAGAAATACTGGATCTATCCCTGTCCCTTCAGGACTATCATCTGCAGGAAGTAACGCTTTACGCGAAACAAGGTAGAACGTTGGGTTCCGCTTTGAGCTCGCAGGACATAATGGCTCTGCAAAGGCAAGAAGAGAGACGTAGGCAGCAAGCGAAGCAGAGCGTCTTTGGATTCatgtttaaaaaatcaaaGGAGAGCTCGTTGAGCACCGACAGTCTAGAGGGTCGAAGCGTGTCACCAGCGAGAAGCGACGAAACTGGAAGAAGTGCCAGTCCGCTTCAACCACCTACGAGACCtcagagaaagaggagactCGCACCGAAACCGCCTACCTCTTACGATCAAGAACAACAACGGGCTACTACGACCACCGGTACGAtaccaacgacgacgatgagatcggcggcggcggcggcggctcCAGCGGCGACAACGACAAGGACGACAAACGCGGAATcatcgatgaaagaaaagatgcTCATCGGTCACAGTCGAAATAGCAGCGATAGTTCGGGATATCACGAGGCTTCCGTGTTAAGTGACAATCCAGATTCGGCTGGACGACTCCCGGAAACTCTACCAAGGAGAAACAGAACGCCTGGTACCAACGAGATCCCGAGAAAACTCGTTCATACCTCGCAGTCGAGTAAAAGTCTCGGTAATCTCGCCGTAACCGCGTCCGGTGCCTCTCTCGATCGAGCCCTCAGCAGCTCCTCCCTCAGCAGTTCCACCG GTTTGAAGAAGAAACGTGCCGCACCACCTCCACCAGTTTCGAGGCCACTCTCCGCAGCCATCTCTAATCAAGCGTTAGAACGTATCGACGATTCCGAGGAATCCTTGACTTCCGATATGGATCCTTCGAAGCCACCATCGGACATCGGTGCACCCTCGAAGGCCTCCTCGGACATCGGTTTGAGCACGATTCTTGTCCTTGACAAGACCGATCACCCGGAGATgatgagaaaggagaagagcaATTCGATTCGAATGGCCGATGTTAACGCGGTAGAGGATCCTCCAAAAGTAGAGAACGCTAGAGTAGAAGTTAAAAGAG AAAAGGCATCGCCCGAGGAATTAACGCCCTTGCCTAAGCCTCGCAAAGTTGTACGACCAAAAGAGGAGAGATCGTCGCCGATAGACCCGCCGCCAGTACCTAAGCGTAGATTAGTGCCACCGGTAGTGTTATCTAGATCACAGAGCAAGGATTCTTTAGATCCTTCGTCGAATAGGAACGTAATAAAGACGAATGCGGAAGATGTtcgctcttctttttcctcttcttcctctggTGGCCTCGAATTCGAAGCACGAGAGACGGACCCGTTGGAGACAGATAAGAAATCGAATCTCTTGACGAAACACGCCAAGAGTATGAACGACTTATATAACGTCGATTCGACAGGATATAAATCCTGTACCGTGATATCGATGATACCAAAATGCGATCGTTTCGAGATCTCGAGAAACTCGAGATCGTCCAGTTGCGGCAGACTCACCGATGAGAATCGTCtctacgaagaaaagaaaacgatccaTATGGAGAACGATTATAAAAGAGATTTCGATGTTACCTCGGTGACGAAGGATAATGAGATCTTCGAGGATAGCCCGAAGGACTCGAAAAGATCAAAGGTCTATCGTAGTCCGTCCGAATCGAACGACTTTCAAGTCGATTCGTTCAACAAACGGAAGAGACATTTGACGTCTCAATCGAAGGATATCGTGTTCGCTTTAAATCTGAACCTGACGTTCGGATCCGAAAAAGAATCGGACGTTGAGAAGGAAAACGGGCAGACGGAAAGGGCTAACGCAGTAGAGGGGATATCAG agGTCGAGAGGAAGCTATGCGACACGGACGCTCTGCTGCACAAAGTGTCCGAAactttatcgtcgtcgtcgttggcgTCGTCGAACGAAGAGACCGAAAATGTTTATAACGCGGTGAAAAAAACTAACGCAAATCGTCGCACGGAGGAGGATCTGGATGAGGATAAGGAGACCCCTGATTATggcgaagaaaggaaaaatcaacAGGACACCTCGGATTACGTGTCCGCCCTCGAGGAAGATTCGTCGATGGCTGATTGGGAATATCAATTGCCGGCACCACCGAGCGCCTTTCGAGATACCGATTCGTCGCTCTTCGATGGCTACGACACGGTAACCCTGAGATCAGTCGAGGCGTTCAAGGAATCGCTCGTTGAAAATCGAGACGATCGTAGTCGTGTCAACAATGTGTCAACGTTCATCGACTCGGATCGAATCCGCGAGATCGAAGGAAAAACGATGTCGatcgataaagataaaagtaagaatatGGAATTGCAAAGGGCCGGGTCAGAatcgaaatttaaaaaagaagtgaTATCGGAACTTGAAactaagatagaaagaggaacaTTGGCCCGATCGCAAAAGGAACCAGATTCAAGGAAAGTTAATAGTGGTACGCCGACGTTAACGACGTCAAACTTCGCGCCCGTAGATAACACGCTGTCGAATTTTACAATCACCACGTATACGCGTCAAAAGAGTATAGATATATTCaaggaaaaggaggataaATGTTCCCTCGAAGACGAGGCTAGTCGGAATAAAAAAACAGAGCCAAAGATTTCCAACGATGTCGAGTCTACGCGAGTTTGGCAAGCCGTGAACGCCAAAGCCGGTATCGTTAAACGATCCAAGAGTCATGCATCCGCGATTAGCAAGGCCAACTCGAAGAACGAAGTGGAAGGGCCTAGGATCGATCCGAATGAAAAAACGTCGTCCAGCACGTCGATGTCGGACGTCGATATTGAGGACAAGTTTACACAGCGAAGAAATAATCGCCAGGAGGAATCTAccaaagggaaagaagagttGCGATCGTTGCAG GTGTTGAAAAGCATTTTGCCGCAGTTGACGAGCTCACAACCAGCGGAAGAAAATGTatcgaaagaaaggaacgtGGTAACGCGAGAAAAAGCAAAGGCAAG GTTCGAGGCGTCATCCGACCGAGATCATTCTGTAACGTCGAGCGTGATTTCGTCACGCGGCGAATCTCACGTAACGGCGCAACGAGAGAGTAAAGGTACGATGGATGACGATGGGGAAACGAGGACGAAACGTCGTTACGCTTATAACGGTCCGCCAGCGATCAGTTTAGGAAGTTGGGCCGAAAGACCAACCTTCAAGGTTCAAATTAAAACGGACACagattataaatttcaaaggGACAAATTGGCGGAAGGCGGTACGATTGATTCGAAGGAAAGACATGATAAGCGAGACACGGATGATCTTGCGGATAAGCTGAAGAACGACGCGACGATCGTTTTTGGAACAAAGAGGACAACTTTTAACGAAACGATCGCTCTCGagtcgaaaaaaaatgagggGAGACCTATCGTGACAGGTGTCGAATTGAAGAAGACCGGcgtgaaagagaaggaggatacTCATAAAAAGTCAATGAAGGATAATGAGAAAgataacgaaaagttgatagaCACGACACCGTTGAATTTTCAAGAATTAACCAAGGCCTTTCGTATCGACATCGAGCATAGGATAAAACCTATGTCCCAACGTGCCAATGCAAACAGACATTCCGATTATTACGGTTCGCACCAGGAATTCCTTCGTAAGAAGGTTGATGATACGAGGAAACAAAACGGGCAGCCGATGAACGATGAATTctcttttaaaaggaacatttTCCAAAAGGATAATGCATTGATCAACGGTAATCGCAATATCAATGTCAATTCCGAGGGTAATCAATTCGGCTCGTTCGTGGGAATAAATTCGGTGAATCATCGTCGTTCATTCAATCAGGATCAGACCGTTCAAAGGAAGAATAACGTGACGCTGAGGAACAACAACGCAAACGGCATAAAGCCGCACCCTATGCCTACACCCGTCGTAAAGGGATTCAAAGTATCGACGTTGCCTTTTAAAGAATCGAAAGTTATTAAAGCCGAAATTAAGGTTAATCAAAACGATGAAGTCGTTGAGGCACTGCCTCCCAAAGCTCCGACGATGCCCGTAATAATGGGTGTTACTTTAAAAAGTACTAACGCGAGACCAAAGTCAATGCCGATAAACGTAGATCCTAGAGATATGCTATTGGAGTCCATTAGGAATTTTGGGGGTcgaggaaaattaaaaaac ATTGCAGAgaggtattaa